One window of Streptomyces sp. NBC_00273 genomic DNA carries:
- a CDS encoding RNA polymerase-binding protein RbpA has product MASGNAIRGSRVGAGPMGEAERGESAPRLRISFWCSNGHETQPSFASDAQVPDTWDCPRCGFPAGQDRDNPPAPPRTEPYKTHLAYVRERRSDADGEAILAEALAKLRGEI; this is encoded by the coding sequence GTGGCAAGTGGCAACGCGATCCGTGGTAGCCGGGTCGGAGCGGGGCCGATGGGTGAGGCGGAGCGCGGCGAGTCCGCGCCCCGCCTGCGCATCTCCTTCTGGTGCTCGAACGGGCACGAGACGCAGCCGAGCTTCGCCAGCGATGCGCAGGTGCCGGACACCTGGGACTGCCCGCGCTGCGGGTTCCCGGCCGGCCAGGACCGGGACAACCCGCCCGCGCCGCCGCGCACCGAGCCGTACAAGACGCACCTGGCGTACGTACGGGAACGGCGCTCGGACGCCGACGGCGAGGCGATCCTCGCCGAGGCGCTCGCCAAGCTCCGCGGCGAGATCTGA